One window of Quercus robur chromosome 12, dhQueRobu3.1, whole genome shotgun sequence genomic DNA carries:
- the LOC126709278 gene encoding probable trehalose-phosphate phosphatase F, which yields MDLKTNQASPVLTDPAPIKKSRLGMKSSLLQHSSTFIMIPRKKPGKLDDVRSNGWLDAMKSSSPPRKKLIKDFNVEVASDDTDIAYFSWMLKYPSALNFFEQITNYAKNKKIAMFLDYDGTLSPIVDDPDRALMSDDMRSAVRNVAKYFPTAIISGRSRDKVYDFVGLTELYYAGSHGMDIMGPLSHTVSEDPNCVDSNDQQGKEVNLFQPAREFLPLIDKVFRILVENTKEIKGAKVENHKFCVSVHYRNVDEKNWPVIAQCVHDILKGYPRLRLTHGRKVLEVRPVIDWNKGKAVEFLLESLGLSDKNDVLPIYIGDDRTDEDAFKVLQEDNRGYGILVSPVPKETSAFYSLRNPEEVMKFLNTLVKWKNQEEAKCAIDSKRSM from the exons ATGGACTTGAAAACGAATCAAGCTTCTCCTGTTTTAACTGATCCTGCACCCATAAAGAAGTCAAGACTAGGCATGAAATCTAGTTTGCTGCAGCACTCGAGTACGTTTATAATGATTCCAAGAAAAAAGCCTGGCAAGCTTGATGATGTTCGATCTAATGGTTGGCTGGATGCCATGAAATCCTCTTCACCCCCTCGGAAGAAGCTAATTAAGGATTTCAATGTTGAGGTTGCTTCAGATGATACTGATATTGCTTATTTCTCCTGGATG CTGAAGTATCCATCAGCACTCAACTTTTTTGAGCAAATTACTAATTATGCAAAGAACAAGAAGATAGCAATGTTTTTGGATTATGATGGTACTCTTTCTCCAATAGTTGATGACCCTGATCGCGCCCTTATGTCTGATGAT ATGCGTTCTGCTGTGAGAAATGTTGCAAAGTATTTTCCAACAGCAATCATCAGTGGAAGAAGCCGTGATAAG GTTTATGATTTTGTAGGACTAACAGAACTCTATTACGCTGGTAGTCATGGAATGGACATTATGGGCCCTCTCAGTCACACGGTGTCTGAGGATCCCAATTGTGTTGATTCTAATGATCAACAG GGTAAGGAGGTGAATCTTTTCCAGCCTGCTAGGGAATTTTTGCCTTTGATTGACAAG GTTTTTAGAATCCTCGTTGAGAATACTAAAGAGATCAAAGGCGCAAAAGTTGAGAATCACAAGTTTTGTGTCTCTGTACATTACCGTAATGTAGATGAGAAG AATTGGCCTGTTATTGCACAATGTGTTCATGATATTCTAAAGGGCTACCCTCGTTTGCGATTAACTCATGGGCGGAAG GTTTTAGAAGTCCGTCCTGTGATTGATTGGAACAAGGGAAAAGCAGTTGAATTTCTACTTGAATCTCTTG GGCTTAGTGATAAGAATGATGTGCTTCCAATCTATATAGGAGATGATAGAACTGATGAAGATGCATTCAAG GTGTTGCAGGAGGATAATCGAGGATATGGAATATTGGTATCTCCTGTCCCAAAAGAAACCAGTGCATTCTACTCTCTCAGGAACCCAGAAGAG GTCATGAAATTCCTCAACACCTTGGTGAAATGGAAGAATCAGGAAGAAGCTAAATGCGCTATAGATTCGAAGAGGAGCATGTAG